In Yersinia enterocolitica subsp. enterocolitica, one DNA window encodes the following:
- the pbpC gene encoding peptidoglycan glycosyltransferase PbpC (penicillin-binding protein 1C): MLKMCFSRHRRKIWVLALMVVLFPAILWLADKRWPLPLTEVQVARVVVAEDGTPLWRFADADGVWRYPVTLKEVSPYYLQALLTFEDRWFYSHPGVNPLALARAAWQDLRAGKILSGGSTLSMQVARLIDPHPRTLAGKLRQVWRTAQLEWHFSKDQILEIYLNRAPFGGTLQGIGAASWTYLGKPPSQLTPAEAALLAALPQAPSRLRPDRYPLRAKAARDKVLSRLADYQVWSAEQVADIKQEDIWLAPRQVPQLAPLLARRLTRGNQREVIQTTVDAGLQRQLEDMTAGWRHQLPEKTSLGLLVVDHTNMKVRAYLGSVDFQDDRRFGHVDMVSAWRSPGSTLKPFLYAMALDDGLIHAESLLQDVPRQFGDYRPGNFDTGFHGPVSASEALVRSLNLPAVQLLEAYGPKRFTANLRNGGLNLRFPLHSEPSLAVILGGTGSRLDQLVAAYSAFARGGMAATLRFESQQQIQERRLFSAGAAWITRRIMAGEARPLPDDILPATVPLAWKTGTSYGYRDAWAIGINARYTIGVWVGRPDGTPVAGQFGYATAIPILNQVNNLLMTSLQQNGRQLPLDPKPSSVSREEICWPGGQPLAAGDTNCRQRRQSWVLDGTLPPTLAAPGQENSQGGQFTIWLNPQGQRVAADCQGAMPVALALWPLPLEPWLPMTERRNHRLPAASSECSPQGGIDAAPLLILGIRDGAVLKRLPGQNSLDLRLTAQGGLGQHWWFLDGEQVAVTEHDQSWVQTLSVPGRHQLNVLDESGQVANLLFRVE, encoded by the coding sequence ATGCTAAAAATGTGCTTTTCCCGTCATCGCCGTAAGATCTGGGTGCTGGCGCTTATGGTGGTGCTGTTTCCGGCTATCTTGTGGCTGGCGGATAAGCGCTGGCCGCTGCCACTGACTGAAGTGCAGGTGGCGCGGGTAGTGGTCGCCGAGGATGGGACACCGTTATGGCGTTTTGCCGATGCTGACGGGGTTTGGCGTTATCCGGTGACGCTGAAAGAGGTTTCCCCTTATTACCTGCAAGCGCTGCTGACCTTTGAAGACCGCTGGTTCTATTCTCATCCCGGAGTGAATCCATTGGCACTGGCCCGCGCCGCCTGGCAGGATTTGCGCGCAGGTAAGATTCTGTCTGGTGGTAGTACACTTTCGATGCAAGTTGCCCGCCTGATTGACCCACATCCCCGCACGTTAGCCGGTAAATTGCGCCAGGTGTGGCGAACGGCTCAGCTGGAATGGCACTTTTCTAAAGATCAAATCCTCGAAATCTATCTTAATCGCGCCCCTTTCGGTGGTACGTTGCAAGGCATTGGCGCGGCCAGTTGGACATATCTGGGTAAACCCCCTTCACAATTAACGCCGGCAGAAGCCGCGCTATTGGCCGCGTTGCCCCAGGCACCGAGCCGCTTGCGCCCAGATCGCTACCCGTTGCGAGCTAAAGCCGCGCGCGATAAAGTGTTAAGTCGGCTGGCCGATTATCAGGTATGGTCGGCTGAGCAGGTGGCTGATATCAAACAAGAAGATATCTGGCTGGCACCGCGTCAGGTGCCGCAATTAGCGCCATTATTGGCCCGACGCTTAACCCGTGGTAATCAACGGGAAGTGATTCAAACTACGGTGGATGCCGGTTTACAGCGGCAATTAGAAGATATGACCGCAGGTTGGCGTCACCAACTCCCAGAGAAAACCTCATTGGGATTGCTGGTGGTCGACCATACCAATATGAAAGTGCGTGCTTACCTCGGTTCGGTTGATTTTCAAGATGACCGCCGCTTCGGGCATGTAGATATGGTTAGCGCCTGGCGCTCGCCGGGGTCCACACTCAAACCATTTCTGTATGCTATGGCCTTAGATGATGGCCTAATTCATGCAGAATCACTGCTGCAAGACGTGCCGCGCCAGTTTGGCGATTATCGACCCGGTAACTTTGATACCGGTTTCCACGGCCCGGTCAGTGCCAGCGAGGCTTTGGTGCGCTCTTTAAATCTGCCAGCGGTACAATTACTCGAAGCTTATGGCCCGAAGCGTTTTACCGCTAATTTACGTAATGGCGGTTTGAACTTACGTTTCCCGCTGCACAGTGAACCCAGTTTGGCGGTGATCCTCGGCGGTACAGGTTCACGGCTGGATCAATTAGTCGCAGCCTACAGTGCTTTTGCGCGGGGCGGCATGGCGGCAACGTTGCGCTTCGAGTCACAACAGCAGATACAGGAACGGCGTTTGTTTTCCGCCGGCGCGGCATGGATTACCCGGCGAATCATGGCGGGGGAAGCCCGACCATTACCGGACGATATTTTGCCCGCCACGGTGCCATTGGCATGGAAAACCGGCACCAGCTATGGTTACCGTGATGCGTGGGCGATTGGCATTAATGCGCGCTATACCATTGGCGTGTGGGTCGGTCGGCCAGATGGTACCCCGGTCGCTGGACAGTTTGGTTATGCCACTGCCATCCCTATCCTCAATCAAGTCAATAACTTACTGATGACGAGCTTACAGCAAAATGGTCGTCAATTACCTCTTGATCCAAAACCGTCGTCTGTCAGTCGCGAAGAGATTTGCTGGCCGGGTGGTCAACCTTTGGCGGCCGGAGACACTAATTGCCGCCAACGTCGACAAAGCTGGGTTCTGGATGGCACTTTGCCGCCCACCCTGGCAGCACCGGGTCAGGAAAATTCACAAGGCGGCCAGTTCACTATTTGGTTGAATCCACAAGGCCAGCGAGTCGCTGCTGATTGCCAGGGCGCTATGCCGGTCGCATTAGCATTGTGGCCCTTGCCACTTGAACCCTGGCTACCGATGACAGAGCGCCGAAATCATCGATTGCCTGCGGCCAGCAGTGAGTGCTCACCTCAAGGTGGAATAGATGCAGCACCGCTGTTGATTCTGGGAATACGCGATGGGGCAGTGCTTAAGCGCTTACCGGGCCAAAATAGTCTGGATCTGCGCCTGACGGCTCAGGGGGGGCTGGGCCAACATTGGTGGTTCCTTGACGGGGAACAAGTTGCCGTCACTGAGCATGACCAATCATGGGTGCAAACCTTATCAGTGCCCGGTCGCCATCAGCTTAATGTATTAGATGAAAGCGGGCAGGTGGCTAATCTATTATTTCGTGTAGAATAA